The Leptolyngbya sp. CCY15150 genome contains a region encoding:
- a CDS encoding metallophosphoesterase gives MPLSVRFTIASDLHIGLPHTILDHPNRFHLVEVSIPSLEVVLDHFSSLDLDFLLLPGDLTQHGEPENHAWLAQRLAQLPYPVYVIPGNHDLIATHRGDRFIAASDFPEIYRQFGYQNTDKLYYSHLLAPGLRLIGLNSIAFDDDGQQRSLGALDDQQIHWLETTLAQTHDELVMVMIHHNVVEHLPGQRHHVLGQRYMLDHAPRLQQILRAAGVQLVFTGHLHVQDIAQQDGLYDITTGSLVSYPHPYRILELQQEAQGYRLHIQSHKVPAVPGYPHLQQMSREWMGDRSFSFMMKLLTHPPLNLPVNQAQALAPHLRYFWADIAQGDAHIQLSMLDEPLRQHFEQFSALDAHGNYAPIDNHTTLLLQERLVSAGR, from the coding sequence ATGCCCCTGTCCGTTCGATTTACCATCGCCAGCGATTTACACATTGGGTTGCCCCACACCATTCTGGATCATCCCAATCGCTTCCATCTCGTTGAGGTGAGCATTCCGTCCCTAGAGGTGGTGTTAGACCATTTTTCCAGCCTCGATCTGGACTTCTTGCTCCTGCCCGGAGATCTGACCCAGCATGGGGAACCGGAAAACCATGCCTGGCTGGCCCAGCGCCTTGCCCAATTGCCCTATCCGGTGTACGTCATTCCCGGCAATCACGACCTGATTGCCACCCATAGAGGCGATCGCTTCATTGCCGCCAGTGATTTCCCTGAGATTTACCGCCAGTTTGGCTATCAAAACACCGACAAGCTGTACTACAGTCACCTCCTCGCGCCGGGGCTACGGTTAATCGGCCTCAATTCCATTGCCTTTGATGACGATGGACAGCAGCGATCGCTAGGAGCCCTTGATGATCAGCAAATCCACTGGCTAGAGACGACCCTTGCCCAGACCCACGATGAGCTGGTGATGGTGATGATTCATCACAATGTGGTGGAGCATTTACCCGGCCAGCGCCACCATGTGTTGGGACAACGCTACATGCTGGATCATGCTCCCCGCCTCCAGCAGATCTTGCGGGCAGCAGGGGTGCAACTGGTGTTCACCGGGCATCTGCATGTGCAGGATATTGCTCAGCAGGATGGTTTGTACGACATCACCACCGGCTCCTTGGTTAGCTATCCCCACCCCTATCGCATTCTGGAACTGCAGCAGGAAGCACAGGGCTACAGGCTCCATATCCAGTCGCATAAGGTGCCAGCCGTTCCTGGCTATCCCCATCTGCAGCAGATGTCGCGGGAATGGATGGGCGATCGCTCCTTTTCGTTCATGATGAAGCTGCTCACCCATCCGCCCCTGAATCTGCCGGTCAACCAAGCCCAAGCCCTCGCTCCCCACCTGCGTTATTTCTGGGCAGATATTGCCCAAGGGGATGCCCACATCCAACTCTCGATGTTGGACGAGCCCCTGCGCCAGCATTTTGAGCAGTTTAGTGCGTTGGATGCCCATGGCAACTACGCCCCTATCGATAACCATACGACGCTGCTGCTGCAAGAGCGTTTAGTCTCGGCGGGTCGTTAG